In Poecile atricapillus isolate bPoeAtr1 chromosome 37, bPoeAtr1.hap1, whole genome shotgun sequence, the genomic stretch CTGGGGTGGCATTGGGTGACATTGGGGGACTCTGGGTGACATTTGGGTGCCTGGGGGGGTCACGGGGTGACATCAGGCTCCCCCgggggggtgacactggggtgacaccggaggtgacactggaggtcccgggggtgacactgggtgctcctggggtgacaccgggtgtCCCGGGAATGACaccgggggtctctgggtgtccCTAAGGTGACACTGGAGGTCCCGGGGGTGACCCCGgcggtcccgggggtcccggtgccgtgaccccgccgtgtccccgcagGAGTCGCGGGGGCGGCGCTCGGTGGTGGCCGCGGCCCCgctggagctggggaggctGGCGGGGGTCGGGGAGACCCCCCTGAACCTGACCCTGCGCCCCAGGAGCCGCCGGGTGACAGCGGCGACACTGAGGCTGCGACTGCGGGGGGTCGTGCTCAGGGAGGGACACCCCACGTacggacacggggggacacgggggggacattgtggggacattgtggggacattggggggacacggggataagggggggacacggggggacagggacactgggacacggggacattggggggacacgggggggacacgggaggggaaatggggacattggggggacatggtagggacacggggggggatGTTGGGGACATTGAGACATTGGGGACACATTGGGAAcgttggggacacggggacatttgggacattggggacgcTGGGGCGGCACTGAGGGGAcacattggggggacattgggggtcctgaggccgttgggggacacagggacattggggacactgaggggacattgggggggacaTTGAGAGGtcttggggacatcgggggggaccgtaggggctggggggagcctTGGGGACCCTCGGggaccccctggggacaccgtcCCCCCCCTCCAGGGACGTGGACATGCAGAGTGTCACCAGCCTGAGCCCCCCCGGGGACGTGGCCGACCTGGGGGACTTCGAGAGTGACCCCGAGGATGAGGGGGGGGCGCACAGGGTGGGGGGCGCCCCCCCCGTGCCCCGAGGTTGGGTCCCAAacgtgtccccaacccccccccccggggtgtccccaacgtgtccccaacccccccggGTGTTCCCCCAATGCCGGGGGGGGGGACACGAGCCCAGccccccccccgggggtccctgaCCGGCCTCTCCCCCAGCGCCCCCCCCCAGGAGGGCCCCCCCCCTCATTGGGGACACGGAGGGACCCCCCGGAGCTGGGGGGGGACTCGGAGCCCCCCCCCGAAATCACCGCGGTGAGTGGGGGAGGGTCGGGGACCCCctgaattggggaggggggaggaatttggggggtggggTCACCATGGGGGGATTGGAGACCCCTGAACGGAGGGGGGAGGGGGTCCCATAGGGgtgggggctgctctgcccccccattttgggtctggggggggggggctctGGGCCTTGGGGGtcctgagacccccccgagcccccccggggtgctgggtgaggaggggtccccTATAAGGGGGGGTCCCATGGGGGTGGGGGGCGTTTGGGGCTGTTCCCCTCCCCTTATTTTGGGTCTGGGAGGGTCTCGGGGTGCTGGGGGGGGTCtctgtgtgtggctgtgctgaccccccccgtgcccccccccAGGGTCCCCCCGGGGGTCGCGGGGCGCTCCTGGCCTGGTGCCAGGGGGTCACGGCCGGGTACCGGGGGGTCGCGGTCACCGATTTCGGGGGGTCCTGGAGCAGCGGGTTGGGGTTCTGCGCCCTCCTGCACCGGCTGAGACCCCGGGAAATGTGaggggggggcgcggggggggggaggggaggggctgggggcaccctgagggtgggggagggggttgaggggcggggggggggacaTAGGGGGGGTCCTGGAGAGGGCGTGGGGGGGTCCTTGGATGATggggaggggacatgggggggtttggggggggacaggggtgggggggtgggggggccCTGAGGAGCAATTCGGGGAGGGGGCACCCATGGGTGGGGGGGGGGACACGAGGGGGGCACCCCGGGGATGTTGGGGGGTCGTGGGGGGGGTCCTTGGGAGTGGGGGAAGGACAATGGGGGGGGTTGTGTCACTCGGGGACCCCCGCGGTgaccaaaccccccccccccccatgtccccccccctcccccccagcgATTTCGACGCTCTGGACCCCCGGGACCACCGGGGGCAACAACAAACGGGTGcgtggggggggctgggggggcccgggggggctccagggctggggacccccccaCCGTgaccccccccctccctccgtgccccctccccaggcctTCGATGCCTTCGCGGCTTTGGGGGTCCCGCGGCTCCTGGACCCCTCGGACATGGAGACCCCCGACAGCCTCGGGGTCATGACCTTCCTCAGCCAGGTCCGCGCgctcctggggacccccccggggacccccccgcgccccccggaGCGGCTCCAGCCAGGGGGGatccccagagacccccccggACCCCCGGAGTGACGTCAGCGAGGGGGGACCACAAATGagccccccagagacccccccggACCTCCGGAGTGACGTCAGGGAGGGGGGACCCCAGgagacccccccagagacccccccggACCCCCGGAGCGGCTCCATTGAGGAGGGGACACCCCCGGAATCACGGAGTGACGTCACCGAGGGGGGGCCTCAAACgacccccccggggacccccccgcgccccccgagTGGCTCCAGCGAGGAGGAGCCTCAAGAgcccccccgagacccccagacccccccagagacccaaactgggaccccccccggaACCCCAAATCAGCGTCACCGAGGGGGAACCCCAAGAGACCGCCGCGGTCCCCCGGAGTGACGTCACCGAGGGGGAACCCCAAGAGACCCCCGCGGTCCCCCGGAGTGACGTCACCGAGAGGGAACCCCAAGAGACCCCCGCGGACCCCCGGAGTGACGTCACCAAGGGGGAACCCCAAGAGACCCCCGCGGACCCCTGGAGTGACGTCACCAAGGGGGAACCCCAAGAGACCCCCGCggatcccccccagccctgccgcACCGAGACGGGGGCGCCCCCAGACCCCCCGGTGGGCGCTGCTGAGGGGGGGctccccccggacccccccccagtttggggacatggagggggagcccccccagacccccccgaGCAGCCGCAGCCCGGGGGGGCCCCCCCAGGACCGCATTGAGGGGgagcccccccgggacccccaactcagccccccccagcccccccacaCCGACACAATTGAGGGGgggctc encodes the following:
- the EHBP1L1 gene encoding LOW QUALITY PROTEIN: EH domain-binding protein 1-like protein 1 (The sequence of the model RefSeq protein was modified relative to this genomic sequence to represent the inferred CDS: deleted 1 base in 1 codon); the encoded protein is MGSVWKRLQRAGKRAAKIRFEATLEELLVEGGGSWTPDRLTVVWSRRHRRVCSKPRRWQPGIQNPQRGMVVWVVPETLEVIVTLYRDPQAATFDDKSWNFLVVNESRGRRSVVAAAPLELGRLAGVGETPLNLTLRPRSRRVTAATLRLRLRGVVLREGHPTDVDMQSVTSLSPPGDVADLGDFESDPEDEGGAHRVGGAPPVPRAPPPRRAPPLIGDTEGPPGAGGGLGAPPRNHRGSPRGSRGAPGLVPGGHGRVPGGRGHRFRGVLEQRVGVLRPPAPAETPGNRFRRSGPPGPPGATTNGCAFDAFAALGVPRLLDPSDMETPDSLGVMTFLSQVRALLGTPPGTPPRPPERLQPGGIPRDPPGPPDVTEGEPQETAAVPRSDVTEGEPQETPAVPRSDVTEREPQETPADPRSDVTKGEPQETPADPWSDVTKGEPQETPADPPQPCRTETGAPPDPPDRIEGEPPRDPQLSPPQPPHTDTIEGGLPPPRPVEGEPPQDPPSSFGEGAAGPGAPPPPAPARGGTPTCGARGGVGTPPKRVTSGPPPAPPPSETPKEPPEPPEEESGGQWVVAELVALEQEQARLDAQAPELEQELRTLMDSGADPRREEQLLRDWFSLVQQRNLLVRRQDQLQLLAQERDLERRFELLSRELRGLLGTEEWQKPPAQRQREQLLLEELVALVNRRDRLVRDRHRRETRAQEEDEELERSLDPRRRRFGRRETCGIC